CGGACTTCACCTGCTTCACGTCGGAAGCGCAAAAAAAGCGCGGCGCCGTGCTCTCCGAACGCGAAACAGCTGTATTGCGCATGCTGATCGGCGGCACCAGCAATGTCGATATTGCAACGGCGCTCGACATCAGCCCGAAGACGGTCAGCACCTACAAGACGCGACTGTTGCGCAAGCTGGCGCTGCGCACCGTCATCGACCTCGTCGAATGGGCGAAGTCGAATGGCATCCGCCACTAGGCGCCGCGGCTGGTCCGATCTGATTGAACACGGGCCGGCCGATTTGCGGGAGATGCTGATCGACACCACGCGTGCGGATCTTCGCGAGGTATCGGAAGCGCTGTGCGCATGCAACTACGCGCATGCCGAATTTATCGCGCATCGAATGAAGGGAACGGCGCGGCTATTGGATGTTCATGCAACGATTGCTGCATGCATCGCGCTCGAGACGCAGTGCCGCCAACGCGACGCCGCGCGGGCGTGCATCACATTGCAGGAGGTCGAGGAAAGCTTCGAAGCCGCGTTTCGGGCGCTCGACTCGTCTGCAGAGTCGAGCCAATCGACACGTTCTTCTGCATCGGATACCTGAACGATTCGAGAAAACGGCCGCCGCACCCTTCCTGTGCGGCGGCCGCATCACTTCTGGCGCGGACGCGCATTCAACTTTTACTCGCCGGGCTGCTGTACTCCGGCGGCCGGACCCGAACGCGTGAAATTCATTTCCACACGCCGATTCGGTGCAAGACACTCGATCAACTGTTCACGATTGCGCTCGTCGCACTGAACCACCGGATCAGCCTTGCCGTGTCCGCGCGACGTCATCGGCACGCTGACACCGCCCTTTTGCAGGTAGTTCCGCACCGTGTCGGCGCGCTTCTTCGACAGCTGGCGGTTATACGTGTCGCTGCCGATGCGATCGGTATAGCCGTCGATACCGATACCCCTCACGTCGTCGACCTGCTTCAGATCGTCGATCAGCCGGTCGAGCCGTGCGCGTCCGTCCGGCAGCATGCCGGCCACGTCGCCGCGGTCAAACCTGAAGGTCGTATCGCCGCCCAGCGTCACCTTCGGCGCGATCCTCGGTGGCGGGGGCGGCGGAGGCGGCGGCTTGCATGCGTTGAGCGCCGTGCCGATAGCGGGCAGCGTCTGCGTCACCTGATCGACGCGTTTTGCGCTGTCGCTGAAATCGCGCGTCCATGCTTCGTGACCTGCGTGGATCATCTCGACTTCAGAACACGCCGTCAGGCGCTGTGCCTCGATACAGGTGGGAAACTCCGGTGCGCTTTTCGCGGCGAGGATTTGCTGCCAAACGTCGGGACGCACAACCGTCGCCGTGCGCAACTCGGGATTCTCCGCCGAGAGGTTGTTGCCCGTTTCGAGCGATGTCGTGAGCCGGTCCGCTTCGCGCAACGCCTCCTCGACAAAACCCCAGTGGTTGAACTGGCTGCGCTCCTGCTGCGCGGCATCCGCCCAGCATTGCGCCTTCGCGCCGAAATAGTTGTCCTTGCGCGCGCCGAGCGCCTGCAAGCGCTGCTGCACGCTATCGGCCATCTTGCGGTTGTCGGCGCCACGATAGGTGTCGAGCCATTGCGCCGTCGCGGCGCCGGCCGCAGCATCCTGCGTCGCGCCGAAGCCGGTCTGCAGGACCGTCGGGTTCTGCACCTGCAACTGATCGCGTGTCGCCGACGCCGAGCATCCGGCAAGCAACGCCGCGCACGCGAGGGTGATCAATGAATACTTCATGTTTGTGTTCCATCAGGAAAGGGCCGCGCGGGACATTCCCGCGCGGCCCGGTCAACTACACCGAGGGTTCGGTCTCAAATCGATGCATCGCGGCCGGCTAGTTGCCGAACACGATGCCGATGCCCGCGCGAACAATCGTGCTGTTGCCGCCCGCGCTCGAGACGCCGAGGTTGTAGTTGATGGTGCCCTTCTCGTTCCAGCGCGAGACGCCAAGGCCGAGCGCCGCTGTGCCGCGGTAGCCCGCCACGCCCGCGTTCAGCGTCGTGCGGCCCGGCAGATACGGCGTGACGACGTTTAGCGCGGAT
The genomic region above belongs to Paraburkholderia edwinii and contains:
- a CDS encoding OmpA family protein, whose protein sequence is MKYSLITLACAALLAGCSASATRDQLQVQNPTVLQTGFGATQDAAAGAATAQWLDTYRGADNRKMADSVQQRLQALGARKDNYFGAKAQCWADAAQQERSQFNHWGFVEEALREADRLTTSLETGNNLSAENPELRTATVVRPDVWQQILAAKSAPEFPTCIEAQRLTACSEVEMIHAGHEAWTRDFSDSAKRVDQVTQTLPAIGTALNACKPPPPPPPPPRIAPKVTLGGDTTFRFDRGDVAGMLPDGRARLDRLIDDLKQVDDVRGIGIDGYTDRIGSDTYNRQLSKKRADTVRNYLQKGGVSVPMTSRGHGKADPVVQCDERNREQLIECLAPNRRVEMNFTRSGPAAGVQQPGE
- a CDS encoding Hpt domain-containing protein, which encodes MASATRRRGWSDLIEHGPADLREMLIDTTRADLREVSEALCACNYAHAEFIAHRMKGTARLLDVHATIAACIALETQCRQRDAARACITLQEVEESFEAAFRALDSSAESSQSTRSSASDT